A single region of the Sulfitobacter geojensis genome encodes:
- a CDS encoding tetratricopeptide repeat protein produces MKHFILATAFSLPFAATGAWAAGGGEETAPSKPKCETGQIYDKKTKSCVAAEESNLDVDSLYENLRELAYAGRYADAQVVLAQMPAQDDRTLTYQGFTNRKMGNMDAAMTYYAQALRVNPANVLARSYMGQALVEQGRTADALTQLREIRVHGGTGTWAEASLRTAISTGKTFDY; encoded by the coding sequence ATGAAACACTTTATTCTTGCGACCGCTTTCTCACTGCCTTTCGCTGCAACCGGAGCTTGGGCAGCGGGCGGCGGTGAAGAAACCGCACCAAGCAAGCCGAAATGCGAAACCGGTCAGATTTACGACAAGAAGACAAAATCTTGCGTTGCCGCCGAGGAAAGCAATCTGGACGTTGACAGCCTTTATGAAAATTTGCGCGAATTGGCCTATGCCGGCCGGTATGCCGATGCGCAGGTCGTTCTGGCACAGATGCCCGCACAGGATGACCGCACCTTGACCTATCAGGGTTTCACCAACCGCAAGATGGGCAATATGGATGCAGCGATGACCTATTACGCACAGGCCTTACGGGTGAACCCTGCCAATGTGCTGGCACGCTCGTACATGGGGCAGGCTTTGGTCGAACAGGGGCGCACCGCCGATGCCCTGACCCAGCTGCGCGAAATCCGTGTTCACGGCGGCACCGGCACCTGGGCCGAAGCATCCTTGCGCACAGCAATCTCAACGGGAAAGACCTTCGATTACTAA
- the purB gene encoding adenylosuccinate lyase translates to MILRYSRPEMVDIWSAATKFRIWYEIEAHACDAMADLGVIPRENADAVWKAKDVEFDVARIDEIEAVTKHDVIAFLTHLAEHIGSDEARFVHQGMTSSDVLDTCFNVQLTRAADILIADVEALLAALKRRAIEHKETIRIGRSHGIHAEPTTMGLTFARFYAEMDRNLARLRTARDEIATGAISGAVGTFANIDPAIEEHVCEKLGLKPEPISTQVIPRDRHAAFFACLGVVGSSIENIATEIRHMQRTEVLEAEEFFSAGQKGSSAMPHKRNPVLTENLTGLARLCRMAVVPAMENVALWHERDISHSSVERNIGPDTTVTLDFALSRLTGVIDKLVIYPDNMLANMNKFRGLVMSQRVLLALTQAGVSREDSYKLVQRNAMKVWEEGKDFKTELLADEYVLKSLSAEEIEEKFDLGYHTKHVDTIFKRVFGD, encoded by the coding sequence ATGATCCTGCGCTATTCCCGTCCTGAAATGGTCGACATCTGGTCCGCCGCTACGAAATTCCGCATCTGGTACGAGATCGAAGCCCACGCCTGCGATGCCATGGCCGATCTTGGTGTGATCCCGCGCGAAAACGCCGACGCCGTGTGGAAAGCCAAAGACGTCGAATTCGATGTGGCACGGATTGATGAAATCGAGGCCGTAACCAAACATGACGTCATCGCCTTTCTGACCCATCTGGCCGAACACATCGGCAGTGACGAGGCGCGGTTTGTGCACCAGGGCATGACAAGCTCTGACGTACTTGATACATGTTTCAATGTTCAACTGACCCGCGCCGCCGACATTCTGATTGCAGACGTCGAGGCGCTGCTTGCCGCTCTGAAACGCCGCGCGATCGAACACAAGGAAACAATCCGCATCGGTCGTTCGCATGGCATCCACGCCGAACCCACAACAATGGGCCTGACCTTTGCCCGCTTTTACGCCGAAATGGACCGCAACCTTGCACGTCTGCGCACCGCCCGCGATGAGATTGCCACAGGCGCAATTTCCGGTGCGGTCGGAACATTCGCCAACATCGACCCCGCCATCGAAGAGCATGTTTGCGAAAAGCTCGGCCTCAAGCCCGAACCGATTTCAACACAGGTCATCCCGCGCGACCGCCACGCGGCGTTTTTCGCCTGTCTCGGCGTCGTGGGCTCCTCCATCGAAAACATCGCGACTGAAATTCGCCACATGCAGCGCACCGAAGTCTTGGAGGCCGAAGAATTCTTCTCCGCCGGGCAAAAAGGTTCAAGTGCGATGCCGCACAAACGCAACCCCGTGCTGACCGAAAACCTGACCGGTCTGGCGCGCCTGTGCCGCATGGCCGTGGTACCCGCTATGGAAAACGTCGCCCTGTGGCACGAGCGGGACATTTCGCACAGCTCGGTCGAACGCAACATCGGCCCGGACACCACAGTGACGCTGGATTTCGCCCTGTCGCGCCTGACCGGCGTGATCGACAAGCTGGTGATCTATCCCGACAACATGCTGGCGAACATGAATAAATTCCGCGGCCTCGTCATGTCACAGCGCGTCTTGCTCGCCCTGACCCAAGCCGGTGTTTCGCGCGAGGATTCCTACAAACTGGTCCAGCGCAACGCGATGAAAGTCTGGGAAGAAGGCAAGGATTTCAAAACCGAACTTCTGGCCGACGAATACGTGCTGAAATCCCTGAGCGCCGAAGAGATCGAAGAGAAATTCGATCTGGGCTATCACACCAAACACGTCGATACGATTTTCAAACGCGTTTTCGGCGACTGA
- a CDS encoding bifunctional alpha/beta hydrolase/OsmC family protein, whose amino-acid sequence MAPQRITFPGHDGNMLAARLDLPDGPHLATALFAHCFTCGKDIPAARRIAARLAGMGIAVLRFDFTGLGHSEGEFANTSFTSNVDDLIAGCSYLQSKGMPPSLMIGHSLGGAAVLKAAAQLDQIKAVATLGAPFDPAHVTHNFAQALPEIAQKGSAEVSLGGRPFTIGKTFVDDVAQESLSPAIASLNAALLLLHAPRDAIVSIDNAGQIFTAAKHPKSFVTLDDADHLITRATDAEYAADVIATWATRYLTLAQPAPPPGAPEGIVRVSEADAEGFLQDVNAGPTHHVLADEPLAYGGTNRGMSPYGFLSAGLGACTSMTIRMYARRKGWPLEHVSVDVCHNKVHAQDAEPGSGDKIDTWRRRIKLTGPLDADQRQRLLEIADKCPVHRTLEKSSKVLTELLA is encoded by the coding sequence ATGGCCCCTCAACGCATCACCTTTCCCGGCCATGACGGCAATATGCTGGCCGCCCGTCTTGATCTGCCCGATGGTCCGCATCTGGCTACCGCGCTGTTTGCGCATTGCTTTACCTGCGGCAAGGATATTCCGGCCGCCCGCAGAATTGCGGCGCGACTAGCGGGCATGGGCATCGCCGTTTTGCGGTTCGATTTCACCGGTCTGGGCCATTCCGAAGGGGAGTTCGCCAATACCTCTTTTACCTCTAACGTCGATGATCTGATCGCCGGTTGTAGCTATCTGCAAAGCAAGGGCATGCCGCCCTCGCTGATGATCGGCCACTCGCTGGGCGGTGCTGCTGTGCTCAAGGCCGCGGCGCAACTGGACCAGATCAAAGCAGTTGCCACCCTCGGTGCCCCGTTTGATCCCGCCCATGTCACCCACAACTTCGCCCAAGCGCTCCCCGAAATTGCGCAAAAAGGTTCTGCCGAAGTCTCCCTCGGCGGACGCCCCTTCACGATTGGCAAAACCTTCGTCGATGATGTCGCCCAGGAAAGCCTTTCCCCGGCGATCGCCAGCCTGAATGCCGCCTTGCTGCTCCTGCATGCACCGCGCGACGCCATCGTTAGCATCGACAATGCGGGCCAGATTTTCACGGCGGCCAAACACCCCAAAAGCTTTGTCACTCTGGACGACGCCGACCATCTGATCACCCGCGCCACCGATGCGGAATATGCCGCCGATGTCATTGCCACTTGGGCGACCCGCTATCTCACACTTGCCCAGCCAGCCCCGCCTCCCGGTGCGCCGGAAGGGATCGTGCGTGTCTCCGAAGCAGATGCCGAAGGCTTCTTGCAAGACGTCAACGCCGGCCCCACCCATCACGTGCTGGCCGATGAACCGCTGGCCTATGGCGGCACCAACCGCGGCATGTCACCCTACGGGTTCCTGTCTGCCGGTCTCGGGGCCTGCACCTCTATGACCATCCGCATGTATGCCCGCCGCAAGGGCTGGCCCTTGGAGCACGTCAGCGTGGATGTCTGCCACAACAAAGTCCACGCACAGGACGCTGAACCCGGCAGTGGCGACAAGATCGACACGTGGCGCCGTCGTATCAAATTGACCGGCCCCCTTGATGCAGACCAACGCCAACGCCTTCTGGAAATCGCCGACAAATGTCCCGTGCATCGCACCTTGGAAAAATCCTCGAAGGTACTCACCGAACTTCTCGCCTGA
- a CDS encoding aminotransferase class I/II-fold pyridoxal phosphate-dependent enzyme, with translation MHPATIAAQAAGAIDTETAGVVPAIHMATTFMRDAEYAPMNAENIYLRSHNENTRVAERLLSALEGAADTLLFPSGMAAVAAVFRTVPTGGAVVVQSQIYWGTTAWIREFCARRQIALHEVEASDAEALAAVCAQHRPALVWVETPSNPWLRITDVAGAAQIAHDAGAALVVDSTAASPVLSQPLALGADIVMHSATKGINGHSDVLAGSLSVSDVDSAMWQEIRADRDMAGAVLGPMEAWLLTRGMRTLPLRMREMSRNAMRLAEFLVDHPKVETVLYPGLPDHPGHEIARRQMSGGFGGLLSFVVTGGAEAALHAVGRLQLFHRATSLGGVESLVEHRHTIEPHTGIPEGLLRLSVGIEDADDLIADLGQALGQ, from the coding sequence ATGCACCCTGCCACCATTGCCGCGCAAGCCGCCGGTGCGATTGACACTGAAACTGCAGGTGTCGTGCCGGCCATTCATATGGCGACGACCTTTATGCGGGACGCTGAATATGCGCCGATGAATGCGGAAAACATCTATTTGCGGTCACATAACGAAAACACGCGGGTGGCGGAGCGGTTGTTGTCGGCCCTGGAAGGGGCCGCGGATACCTTGTTGTTTCCTTCCGGCATGGCGGCGGTCGCCGCCGTCTTTCGCACGGTCCCGACCGGTGGCGCGGTGGTGGTGCAAAGCCAGATTTATTGGGGCACCACGGCGTGGATCAGGGAGTTCTGCGCCAGACGCCAGATTGCGCTGCACGAGGTGGAAGCCTCGGATGCAGAAGCGCTGGCCGCTGTTTGCGCGCAACATCGCCCCGCGTTGGTCTGGGTGGAAACGCCGTCCAACCCGTGGTTGCGGATCACCGATGTCGCCGGTGCGGCGCAGATTGCCCATGACGCCGGTGCGGCGCTGGTGGTGGACAGCACGGCGGCCTCTCCGGTGTTGAGCCAACCTTTGGCGTTGGGCGCGGACATCGTGATGCATTCTGCGACCAAGGGTATCAACGGGCATTCCGATGTGTTGGCGGGATCGCTTTCGGTGAGCGATGTTGACAGCGCGATGTGGCAAGAGATCCGTGCGGATCGGGACATGGCGGGGGCCGTTTTAGGCCCGATGGAGGCGTGGTTGCTGACGCGCGGTATGCGTACATTGCCGCTGCGTATGCGGGAAATGTCGCGCAATGCCATGCGTTTGGCCGAGTTTTTAGTGGATCACCCGAAGGTGGAAACCGTACTGTATCCCGGTTTACCGGATCATCCGGGGCACGAAATCGCCCGGCGGCAGATGAGCGGCGGATTTGGCGGGCTGTTGTCCTTTGTTGTGACCGGCGGCGCAGAGGCGGCCCTGCATGCGGTTGGCCGCTTGCAATTGTTTCACCGTGCGACCTCTTTGGGCGGGGTCGAAAGTCTGGTTGAACACCGCCACACCATCGAGCCGCACACAGGCATTCCCGAAGGGTTGCTGCGGCTTTCCGTCGGGATTGAAGATGCGGATGATTTGATCGCTGATCTGGGGCAGGCGTTGGGCCAGTGA
- the dddP gene encoding dimethylsulfonioproprionate lyase DddP has protein sequence MTPHYRDTRKIDPNKGSHLPDGSPNDANRVEIGPTLLAFREWEAAGLVLPDLAAMRHFRWERLTQHIVARGYGGLLMFDPLNIRYATDSTNMQLWNTHNPFRAVLLCADGYMVIWDYKNSPFLSQFNPLVREQRTGADLFYFDRGDKVDVAADAFSNEVRQLVSAHTGGNNRLAVDKIMLHGLRALEAQGFEILEGEEVTEKCRAVKGPDEIRAMRCASHACETAVKKMEDFARSEVPKGQTSEDDIWAVMHSENIKRGGEWIETRLLTSGPRTNPWFQECGPRIVQNNEIVAFDTDLVGSYGICVDISRTWWVGDQKPRADMIYAMQHAVEHIQSNKQMLKAGVMIPELSAGTHVLDAQFQSGKYGCLMHGVGLCDEWPLVAYPEKAVAGAYDYPLEAGMVLCVEALVQTKGGDFAIKLEDQVLVTEEGFEDLTTYEFDPALMGAP, from the coding sequence ATGACCCCGCATTACCGCGACACCCGCAAGATTGACCCCAACAAGGGCAGCCACCTGCCGGACGGTTCCCCCAATGATGCCAATCGTGTCGAAATCGGCCCCACCCTGCTGGCTTTTCGCGAATGGGAAGCGGCGGGGTTGGTGTTGCCCGATCTAGCTGCGATGCGACATTTCAGATGGGAACGGTTGACACAACACATCGTTGCACGCGGCTATGGCGGTTTGCTGATGTTTGACCCGCTGAACATTCGCTATGCGACCGACAGCACCAATATGCAACTGTGGAACACCCATAATCCGTTCCGCGCCGTGCTGCTTTGTGCCGATGGCTATATGGTGATCTGGGATTACAAGAACTCTCCCTTCCTCAGTCAATTCAATCCCTTGGTACGCGAACAACGCACCGGTGCCGATCTGTTTTACTTTGATCGCGGTGACAAGGTCGATGTGGCGGCAGATGCCTTTAGCAATGAGGTGCGCCAGTTGGTCAGCGCGCATACCGGTGGTAATAACCGTCTGGCGGTGGACAAGATTATGCTGCACGGGCTGCGCGCCCTCGAAGCACAGGGGTTCGAAATTCTGGAAGGTGAAGAAGTCACCGAAAAATGCCGCGCGGTGAAAGGGCCGGACGAAATCCGCGCCATGCGCTGTGCCTCTCACGCCTGCGAAACTGCCGTGAAAAAGATGGAGGACTTTGCCCGCAGCGAGGTTCCCAAAGGGCAAACCAGTGAAGATGATATTTGGGCCGTGATGCATTCCGAAAACATCAAACGCGGCGGTGAGTGGATTGAAACCCGCCTGCTGACGTCTGGCCCGCGCACCAATCCATGGTTTCAGGAATGCGGACCGCGCATCGTTCAGAACAACGAAATCGTCGCGTTTGACACCGATCTGGTGGGCAGCTACGGCATCTGTGTCGACATTTCACGCACATGGTGGGTCGGGGATCAGAAGCCCCGCGCCGACATGATCTATGCGATGCAACATGCGGTCGAACACATTCAAAGCAACAAACAGATGCTAAAAGCCGGCGTGATGATCCCAGAATTGTCCGCCGGCACGCATGTGCTGGACGCGCAGTTTCAGTCGGGCAAATACGGCTGCCTGATGCACGGGGTGGGTTTGTGTGATGAATGGCCCCTTGTCGCCTATCCCGAAAAGGCGGTCGCGGGCGCATATGACTATCCGCTGGAGGCCGGCATGGTGTTGTGTGTCGAGGCGCTGGTCCAGACCAAAGGCGGCGATTTCGCGATCAAGCTGGAAGATCAGGTGCTGGTCACCGAAGAGGGGTTCGAGGATCTAACGACATATGAATTCGATCCGGCGTTGATGGGCGCGCCGTAA
- a CDS encoding heme-dependent oxidative N-demethylase family protein: MTVILHNALPDALRVPHSLPGVAPCAPDDWLRVDEVYAAQMAYRMALIARQPDAVLWMAPEALPAAQEMLEEALGILPALGFTRQGYDVICPDGRVVALNWDDPFYSLGHLVQQDICLLEKRGAEHVLTGAVLCFPANWRLADKVGRPLGAIHEPVDEYDDNLARRVQRLFNGVRAGRPLRRFNRLSYVDADLHQPFRKATGMVERFTRSERQCILRLPKTDAVVFTIHTYVVIKAG; encoded by the coding sequence ATGACCGTGATCTTACATAACGCCTTGCCTGACGCATTGCGGGTGCCTCATTCTTTGCCCGGTGTGGCGCCCTGCGCGCCGGATGATTGGCTGCGCGTGGACGAAGTATATGCCGCGCAGATGGCGTACCGAATGGCCCTGATTGCGCGGCAGCCTGATGCGGTTTTATGGATGGCACCGGAAGCTTTGCCTGCCGCGCAAGAGATGCTTGAGGAGGCCTTGGGCATCTTGCCGGCGCTGGGGTTCACACGGCAGGGGTATGATGTGATCTGCCCCGATGGGCGTGTCGTCGCGCTGAATTGGGACGATCCGTTTTATTCGTTGGGGCACTTAGTTCAGCAGGACATCTGTCTGCTGGAAAAGCGCGGGGCCGAGCATGTGCTGACAGGCGCGGTATTGTGCTTTCCGGCCAATTGGCGGCTGGCGGATAAGGTCGGGCGGCCCTTAGGGGCAATCCATGAGCCGGTTGATGAATATGACGATAATCTTGCCCGTCGCGTGCAACGCTTGTTCAACGGCGTGCGGGCGGGGCGTCCGCTTCGGCGCTTTAACCGGCTGAGCTATGTCGACGCCGACCTGCACCAACCTTTCCGCAAAGCCACTGGAATGGTTGAACGTTTCACCAGATCCGAGCGTCAGTGCATCCTGCGATTGCCAAAAACCGATGCAGTTGTTTTCACAATCCACACCTATGTTGTGATAAAAGCGGGATGA
- a CDS encoding glyoxalase superfamily protein: MNNTIQIPSRDVLKAQAKRLRSDLAAKGQTMSHAQALETIAHQWGARDWNTLSAKASNIHPGWSPGQRVAGRYLGHPFDGEIKAARQQANGFWSLTLRFDEAVDVVTSPLFSSFRRQVNTTLNAEGHSPQKTSDGQPHMVLYPA; this comes from the coding sequence ATGAACAATACAATACAAATCCCGTCGCGTGACGTGCTGAAAGCGCAAGCGAAACGGTTGCGTAGCGATCTGGCGGCCAAGGGCCAGACCATGAGCCATGCACAGGCGTTAGAAACGATCGCCCATCAGTGGGGCGCGCGCGACTGGAACACGCTGTCTGCAAAGGCCAGCAACATCCACCCCGGATGGTCCCCCGGCCAGCGTGTTGCGGGCCGGTATCTGGGCCATCCCTTTGACGGGGAGATCAAGGCCGCGCGCCAACAGGCGAACGGGTTCTGGTCGCTCACCTTGCGTTTTGACGAAGCTGTGGATGTGGTCACCTCGCCGCTGTTCAGCTCGTTTCGCAGACAGGTGAATACAACCCTTAACGCCGAGGGGCATTCACCGCAAAAAACCTCGGACGGGCAACCGCATATGGTGCTTTATCCCGCGTGA
- a CDS encoding lytic murein transglycosylase translates to MRHLQSFILGSALSLALAAPALAAQCGNNAGGFGQWKASFAGEAKAAGVGQRGLAALANASYATGTIKADRNQKSFKYSLPKFMQIRGADTIVAQGRKRKARNAGFYQSLEQRYGVPAGVVLAIHGMETGFGGFMGKSAVVSAITTLAYDCRRSAFFVPHAIGALKLVDQGAITPATKGAKHGELGHTQFLPGNALKYGVDADGNGRVDFYNQTDALASTANFLRKKGWKPGQGYQEGQPNFKVIKQWNAATVYQQAIAIMGAKIDG, encoded by the coding sequence ATGCGTCATCTTCAATCATTCATTCTGGGCTCCGCACTTAGCCTTGCCTTGGCCGCACCCGCACTCGCCGCGCAATGCGGCAATAACGCCGGCGGTTTCGGACAGTGGAAAGCATCCTTTGCCGGTGAAGCGAAAGCCGCAGGTGTCGGACAACGCGGGCTTGCGGCCTTGGCGAACGCGTCCTATGCGACGGGCACAATCAAGGCAGACCGGAACCAGAAATCGTTCAAATACTCCCTTCCCAAGTTCATGCAAATTCGCGGTGCCGACACGATTGTCGCACAGGGCCGCAAGCGCAAAGCGCGCAACGCCGGTTTTTACCAGTCGCTTGAACAGCGCTACGGCGTGCCTGCTGGCGTGGTTTTGGCGATCCACGGCATGGAAACCGGTTTTGGCGGGTTCATGGGCAAAAGCGCTGTTGTATCCGCCATCACCACATTGGCCTATGACTGCCGACGCTCTGCGTTTTTCGTGCCCCATGCCATCGGCGCGCTGAAGCTGGTGGATCAAGGGGCAATCACCCCTGCAACCAAAGGCGCGAAACATGGCGAATTGGGGCATACGCAATTCCTGCCGGGCAATGCCCTGAAATACGGCGTAGATGCCGATGGCAACGGCCGTGTCGATTTCTACAACCAGACGGATGCTTTGGCGTCGACCGCGAATTTCCTGCGCAAAAAGGGCTGGAAACCGGGCCAAGGCTATCAGGAAGGCCAACCGAACTTCAAAGTCATCAAGCAGTGGAATGCGGCAACGGTCTATCAACAGGCCATCGCGATCATGGGTGCCAAGATCGACGGCTGA
- the glnA gene encoding type I glutamate--ammonia ligase, whose amino-acid sequence MSTQEFLQRIKDEEIEYVDIRFTDPRGKLQHVTVVNDLVDEDFLEEGFMFDGSSIAGWKSIEASDMKLMPDVSSAYVDPFYAEKTICVHCSVVEPDTGEAYDRDPRGTAQKAEAYLKSSGIGDVAYMGPEAEFFLFDDVRFSNSINKVSYEVDASDASWNTDTEYEMGNMGHRPGLKGGYFPVNPTDEAHDLRAEMLSTMKRLGMKVDKHHHEVASCQHELGLIFGSLTEQADELQKYKYVIHNVAHAYGKSATFMPKPVYGDNGSGMHVNMSIWKDGKPLFAGDKYADLSQEALWFIGGILGHAKALNAFTNPATNSYKRLIPGFEAPVLRAYSARNRSGCVRIPWTESPKAKRVEARFPDPAANPYLCFAALLMAGLDGIKNKIDPGEAMDKNLYDLPAEELADIPTVCGSLREALEELQSDMDFLLQGDVFTRDQIEGYIELKMEEVHNYEHTPHPVEFGMYYSC is encoded by the coding sequence ATGAGCACCCAGGAATTTCTGCAACGTATCAAAGACGAAGAGATCGAATACGTCGACATTCGCTTCACCGACCCGCGCGGCAAGTTGCAGCATGTGACAGTCGTTAACGATCTGGTTGACGAAGACTTCCTTGAAGAAGGTTTCATGTTTGACGGGTCTTCCATTGCCGGTTGGAAAAGCATTGAAGCCTCTGACATGAAGCTGATGCCCGACGTAAGCAGTGCCTATGTCGATCCCTTCTATGCAGAAAAAACAATCTGCGTGCATTGTTCCGTTGTAGAGCCCGATACCGGCGAAGCATATGACCGCGACCCGCGCGGCACGGCACAAAAAGCCGAAGCTTACCTGAAGTCCTCCGGCATCGGTGATGTGGCCTATATGGGCCCAGAGGCAGAATTCTTCCTGTTTGATGATGTGCGTTTTTCCAACTCCATCAACAAAGTGTCTTACGAAGTAGACGCGTCTGACGCGTCATGGAACACAGACACCGAGTACGAAATGGGCAACATGGGCCACCGCCCCGGTCTTAAAGGCGGCTACTTCCCTGTGAACCCAACAGACGAAGCACATGATCTGCGCGCAGAAATGCTGAGCACGATGAAGCGTCTGGGCATGAAGGTCGACAAGCATCACCACGAAGTGGCGTCCTGCCAGCACGAGCTGGGCCTGATCTTTGGCTCCCTGACAGAGCAAGCCGACGAACTGCAGAAGTACAAGTATGTGATCCACAACGTGGCACACGCGTACGGCAAGTCCGCGACATTCATGCCGAAGCCGGTTTACGGCGACAACGGTTCCGGCATGCACGTGAACATGTCCATCTGGAAAGACGGCAAGCCATTGTTCGCAGGCGACAAATACGCTGATCTGTCACAGGAAGCCCTGTGGTTCATCGGCGGCATCCTTGGCCACGCCAAGGCGCTGAACGCATTTACGAACCCTGCGACCAACAGCTACAAGCGTTTGATCCCGGGCTTCGAAGCACCTGTTCTGCGCGCGTACTCTGCACGTAACCGTTCGGGTTGCGTTCGTATCCCATGGACTGAAAGCCCCAAAGCCAAGCGCGTTGAGGCCCGTTTCCCCGATCCGGCAGCAAACCCCTACCTGTGTTTCGCAGCCCTCCTGATGGCCGGCCTTGACGGCATCAAGAACAAGATCGATCCGGGTGAGGCGATGGACAAGAACCTCTACGACCTGCCCGCAGAAGAGCTGGCCGATATCCCGACAGTATGTGGCTCCCTGCGCGAAGCGCTGGAAGAACTGCAGTCCGACATGGACTTCCTTTTGCAGGGCGACGTGTTCACCCGCGACCAGATCGAAGGCTATATCGAGCTGAAGATGGAAGAGGTGCACAACTACGAGCACACACCACACCCTGTCGAATTCGGCATGTACTACAGCTGCTAA
- a CDS encoding P-II family nitrogen regulator, protein MKKIEAIIKPFKLDEVKEALQDVGVQGLSVIEVKGFGRQKGHTELYRGAEYVVDFLPKVKVEVVLDDDQVDAAIEAIVDAAKTEKIGDGKIFVSPVEQTIRIRTGETGSDAL, encoded by the coding sequence ATGAAAAAGATCGAAGCGATCATCAAACCGTTCAAACTGGATGAAGTCAAAGAGGCCCTGCAGGACGTTGGCGTTCAAGGACTTTCTGTGATCGAGGTCAAGGGATTTGGCCGCCAGAAAGGTCACACCGAACTGTACCGCGGTGCCGAATATGTCGTCGATTTCCTGCCCAAGGTTAAAGTCGAGGTCGTGCTGGACGATGATCAGGTCGATGCTGCCATCGAAGCTATCGTAGATGCTGCCAAAACGGAAAAGATCGGAGACGGCAAAATTTTCGTCTCCCCCGTCGAACAAACAATCCGCATCCGCACCGGCGAAACCGGTTCGGACGCGCTGTAA